One region of Culex pipiens pallens isolate TS chromosome 2, TS_CPP_V2, whole genome shotgun sequence genomic DNA includes:
- the LOC120432051 gene encoding uncharacterized protein LOC120432051, which translates to MEPRRHRCSILGQTAPQIQPNDSARRQHLAEAVQTSGMEICMRIVFADERSPSGTQGLHRHLSSDDHHNTENFPGETTIKMYLLQHHVGYPAVHCRSPNSVEVIGGQTLRNTVFPPPSKRLSRIPHLDIFPKSNG; encoded by the exons ATGGAGCCGCGGCGGCATCG ATGCAGCATCCTTGGCCAAACCGCCCCCCAAATCCAGCCAAACGACAGCGCAAGAAGGCAACATCTTGCAGAAGCTGTCCAAACTAGCgggatggagatttgtatgagGATCGTGTTTGCGGACGAAAGAAGTCCTTCGGGGACGCAGGGACTGCATCGACATCTAAGTTCGGACGATCACCACAACACAGAGAACTTTCCAGGGGAGACGACGATCAAGATGTACCTGCTGCAGCACCATGTCGGCTATCCAGCGGTCCATTGTCGATCTCCAAACAGCGTCGAGGTCATCGGCGGCCAAACGCTGCGCAACACGGTCTTCCCGCCGCCCAGCAAACGCCTCTCGCGAATCCCTCATCTGGACATATTCCCTAAATCAAACGGCTGA